The following nucleotide sequence is from Pseudomonas sessilinigenes.
TTTTATCAGGAATCCTTGTGCAAACATCGACTTGCTGATGTCCGGCGCCGACCAGGCGTGCACAGTTCATCCTGCCGATGCCGACATTCCTGAAGCTGAACCTAAGCTGAACGAAGCTGGGCGTTTAGCTAGCTGTCAATTCCACCGGAAACTGCCGATGGCGCTTCTATCCGGTAAGAGATCCATCAGAGCTGCTGGCTCAAACGAATCCTCCATCGACTGGCAGGGAGGTATTCCTAAATCCGCCCAGAGCGTCCCAGGTCCGTCCCAACTCAGCTCATGAGAAAGCCCTGTGCTGGGCTTGGATATCTGTTCCAGCGGATATTTCTCAGGCCGTCTCTGCCTGGGCAGTGCTGCAAGCAGCTCAGAGGCCGTAGCGGGTTGTTGAGTGGGTGAGTCCTTCACTGTTGCGGCAATACCTTGCCCAAGCCCCTCTGGCATCTCCTCTGGGGCCGGTAAGTGTTCGGGTAGAGGTACAGGCTTAGGCTCAAGCGCCTGAGGAGCTATGACGTCCTCACGTCGCTCAAGCCTTATCGCACCCTGGTGCCAGCTACGTTCATCGAGCACTGCCCGCATATGTTCGTAGTCAGCCTCGATGTAACTCATCGTCGTGGCGATGTTCGAATGGTTCAGCAGTGTCTTGGTCAGGTGAATATTGCGTTCTGGTTGCCGCATCAAATCGGTAGCTAAGGTGTGCCTGAACCGGTGCGGCGTCATGCGTATACCGAAGGCGCTAGTCAGTTTTTTGTACATGCCCTCAACTTGATCGATGTTCATGGTTTTAGATCTATAGTGGATCGAGAACCGATTAACATTGAAAAGCTGATCTTGGCCCGAAAAGCCCTGGGATGAAGCAGCGTTCAAAAGTTTTTGTATGTGTGATTCCAAACCCTTCATGATGGGTACGCAAAACTCTCTGTGAGTCTTTTCTGTATCAGCATTCACGTAAACGAGTCTGTTGTCCCAGTCCACGTCTTGAACCCTAATGCATAGCAGTGCATTCAGGCGTATCCCGGTGTAATAGAACATCTCGAATGTGGCCAGCCAGAACCACGCAGGCGTTATCGGGCTGCGCTGACCAGAGATCTTCTCCTGGTCGACTAGGGATTGCAGCCAATGGCGTGCCTGGCGTATCCCGTCTCCCGAGATGATCTTGCTTGGCCGCTTCGGAGCAATGAGCGTGCTTTTCTTAAAAGGGTTGGTTAGCGAGCTGGGTATGATTTCGTACTCAAGCGCATAGCTCCAAATAGTGCGCAGATGATTTGAGTATGTGTTCCAACTTCGCCTAGAAAGCCCGCCCTCGACAACATTATTTCTCCAGGCGAGGATCTTTCTTCGGTCAAGGGTTGTTATATCTACCTCTTTACCAAAATTTTTAGTCAGCGCTTTCATGGCTGAGCGATAGATCTTAATACTTGCATCGCGCAATACATGATCCATTAGGTATTCTTGTAGCAGCGCAACCGGAGTCATTGGCTAACCCCTTCTTCAACTCTAGAGATGCTAGGGTTGTCCAGGGCAACTTCTGTGAAGATAGTGCTAGGGGCTCTTAGTAAATAGCCTTTAAGTTGTTTGGTTTTCCTTGGGCCTGAAACGTTGAAGGTCCAGATATTCAAACTCTTCTTCGTTTTCTCATGCAGCTTTTCCTTCTCGAACGCACGCTGAACTTGCTGCCAGGCAACCGTCCCGTTCTTGGTTGCGATCTGCTCAAGGGCCGGATGCTCTTGTATATAGCGCTTGAAGATACCTGGAGTAACGAGCATCGCTGTGCCGTCAACGGTATGAACCAGCGCTTTGGCATCATTGATGATGATTTTTCGGGAGGTGATTCCGGCCTTTAGCCACGCGACGAATCCCTGTCCCAGACTGATACTGGAAGGCATTGTGGTTACATCTTCTAGTGCTTGAGGCTCAGAACTGGCCTCAGAAGTGTATTCAGGCTGCGTCATCCCTGATTGAAGGGGCGATGCAGCCCCCGGGCCAGTGCTAGAACTTAGTACCTCTGCTGGCACCGTGATATTACTATAGAGTTTCAACAGCTCATCGATATCGGAGCTTTCCGAATCGATGCTCTGCAAGGTCTGAACTGGCTTCTGCCTTTTGGCTGGAGTAACGACAGGATCGGCCGCCGCGACATGGAGAGTGGGCTCGGCTGTAATCGGTTCGTCTGGAACTGCGCATGTCGTCTCCTGACGAGCTTCTGAGCCGTCTTGATCGACTTCGACCGTGACGGTGCCCGCGTAAGCCTCAGGACGATCAGCTGGATCAGCCCAGATTAGCGAAGGTGTGACTTTCAGTACCGTAAAGCTGTGCTTCCAGCCACGCCCTGTATCGACGGTCACCTTCCAGACAGCCTTATCCTTGGCATTCGTCTGAATAATGGCCTGGTCCTGCAGCATGTTGAAGAAAGGTGCATTGGAGGACGGAATGTTTTCACTGCCCTGCGAAAGCATTGCCGCCCTCAGGTGGTCCGCGGTCGGCTTGCTTACTAGCCAAAGAGCATCCTGTGCCAGCCAACCGTCAGCAGGACCGTCGGGGTGGTTGAGCTTGAACTTCTCACGCACCAGGTACCTGAGACATTCCACCAGTTGCCTTTGTAGCGATTGTTTGGGTGCTGCCATCGCACGGTCTGGATTGCCTCCGAGCTCCTGGGCCACTGATGCACTATCAGCCTTGATCACAATCTCACCGAGAATGCCGGCATTTTCGAACTGCCCTGCGACCAGGTAGATCAGTTGCGTCCATAGTTCCGGAAACCCGCAGAGCCAATCTAGAATCTCGGGGGCCAGGATCTGCGAATAGATCAAAGCAGTAGCAGCTCCGTGGAGCTGGTACTCACGACCTTTGACGTACTTGAATCGATAGGGCTTTGCGATTGGCCCATGCCATGGGTGCCAGATCTCTCCACCTTGAAGCTCGACACGAATATCGACTGCTACTTTGCCGAGGTCATGTAGCAACGCCCCATAGGCTGCCGCTGTTGTCCAAGCTTCAGCTTGGGCTGATTGCGACTCAGGCGGGGCGCCGATCGGTAGAAGGTAGGTTTGACGGATCTTCAAGGCGTAAGCCACGATCTCCAGTCCGTGATCGAGCAGGCCACCTAGATGGGCGTGGTGATGATTTTCTGAAGCCGGCATCAGCTGTACCAGCTCTGCGTACCGCTCAAGCGGCTGGCGGTAGAGCGTGTTGAACTGTTGGTGTGAGAGCGAAGCGCGGCGCCAGATGTTCTCCAGGAGCTCTTGGCGTCGGGGAGTGTTCAGCAGCGCAGCTGCGTTTGCCGGTAGGTGGAAGCCTTGTGGAGTTGCTTCTGAGGGTGGCCTAGCCGGTTTTCGGCTGAGCCAGGAAAGAATTTGCATTGGGCGCTCCATGAGGATTCATGGCGCGGGTTTTCCTCTACAGGCGGAATGCCAGCAACAGAAAACCATTTTTAGCGGCGAGAGGATTTTAGGGCACTGTGCCACTACGATGGGGCTCAAGTACTGGCGCCTTGGAGGTGTTAGTACGCTGAAGACGGTCAGAATCGGGCATTAAAATGTCAAGCACTGTCGTAGCTAACGAAGCTTGTCGCATTCCTAGCTCATCAATGTAAGGTAGAAATCATGAGCTACGGCCTTCGCGGCAAAGTTATCTGGGTCAACTTTACGAATGGTGCTATAGGACCGCCCTCCCCCCCGCAGAGGTATGTGTGCGGCGTCTGTCTCGTACTGACTAATATTTTAAGGCACGAGCAGTGAACCTATGGGAGAAAGAGTTCGATGCCGACGAATACGAGAACTCGAACTGGATGTCACCAACTGCGAGGCTCTTACGCAGATTCTGAGCGCTATGGACATCCAACGCCGGTATTTACTCTCTAGAGGCACACTGGCGACTCTCAATTTGGTGCGCCAAATTGACCACGGGTCAACCGTTTGTCAGAAGTTCTGTTAGTAATGGCTCCATTCAGGGAGGTCAAGCATTATTTGCCTACACTGGCTAATTGTGAGGACGTCCAAAGGATTGGAGGAGACTCGATGGCCCATGCTAGGAAGGTCGTCTTGATAACGGGTGTCGCGGGAGTTCTCGGCGAGGCCCTGACTGACTGTCTAAAGGATCACTACCACCTTGTCTGCCTGACTCATCGACGCGTGCCGCGCTGGGAGCGGCTCGAGACCCTCGTCGGTGACATCGGCCAGCCCAGGCTCGGTCTGGGGCGCGACGAGTTCGAGCATCTGGCGAAACGAATCGACTGGATCATCCATTCTGCGGCGATCACTCGCCTGGATGGCAAGGCCGAACAGATCCATCGGGTTAATTACATTGGCACCCGCCACATCCTTGAACTCGCCGAACGCGCCCAGGTACCGCTGTACTACATCAGCACTGCGTTTGCGTCTCCATGCGACTACTTCGAGGGTGTGGCAGGTGCAACCGTCTACGAAACGGAGAAGATTCGCGCCCAACAATTGGTGCGAGAATCAGGTCTGCCTGCTTCGATCTTCCTGCCGTCGATCCTGATCGGCGATGCCAGTACCGGGCGAATTTCCGAGCCCCAAGGCATGCATCGTTTGCTGGCGTTGCTCATGAGCGGACTGATGCCGCTGGTTCCTTGCCCGCAGTCTGCCTATGTTGATGTGATCGCACGGGATGTGGCCGCCCGGGCCATCGCACGGGCGATGGAGCAGGAGCGGGTCGGCGGCGAGTATTTCCTTACCAGTGGTGCCGCTTCACCCACGATGCGGATGCTGCTCGATACCGCGGATGACGTCTCTGCGCAAAACTCGTTGGTGTTCGATCGCCCACGCTGCGTAGCGCCGGACTGTTTCGAGCGCTTGATCAAACCGGTATTCCTGCCGACGCTACCGGTACGGTTGCGCACGCGGCTACTGCGTGCCTTTCGCATGACCCGCTACGCTAGTCTGCGCACGCCGTTACCCCAGTCCCTTGAAAGCCTGCTGTCCCCGGAGGACCTGGAAGAACGCGCGCCGATCGCCGAACTGCGCAATACCCTGATGTCGATCTCGCTGGAGATGGCGCGGGGCCGGAGTCTCGAGGTGCAAGCATGAGCGTCACTCAGACAACGCCGGTCGAACACCGTGAGCGGATCCTGGCCCTGTATCGTCGCCACGTGAATGCGGGGCAGGCCCGGCTCGCTTCGCTGATGAACCTGCCGATCGAGCGATCGGCGCAGGGTGCGAAGGTGTGGGACCATGGGGGCCAGGACTACCTGGATGCAGGAGGCTATGGGGTATTCCTGCTCGGTCACGGACATCCGACAGTGATTAAGGCGGTGACCGAACAGTTGCAACGGCTCGCGCTGTCGACACGGTTGCTGGTCAATGGCGAACAGGCCTGCGCGGCAGCCGAACTGGCCGCCCACTGCCCTGGGAACTTGCAGTATGTGTTCTTCTGCAATTCCGGCGCGGAGGCCACCGAGGCAGCGCTCAAACTTGCACAACTCAATGGCTGCCAGACGTTCGTCTCGATGTCGGGCGGTTACCATGGCAAAACGCTCGGCGCGCTGGCGATGACCGGACGCGAGCTCTATACCCAACCCTTCGCGGCGCGGTTGGGCACAACACACTTCATACCCTTCGACGATGCCGAGGCTCTCGAGGCGACGCTAGCACAGGCGACTGGCCGGGCTTTAGTGATTCTCGAGCCCATCCAGGCCGAAGGCGGCGTTCTGATTCCGAACACTGGTTACCTACGCCAGGTCCGCGAGGCCTGCGACCGTCACGCTGCACTGCTTATCTTCGACGAAATCCAATGCGGGATGGGACGCACCGGCACCTGGTGGGCCTGCGACCGGGAAGGGGTGGTGCCTGACATGCTGCTGATCGGCAAGGGGCTGTCGGGCGGCTGTGTGCCGGTGGGGGCGATGGTCACGACCGAGGCGATCTACCAGCCATTCAACCAGCATCCGTTCATCCACAGCTCCACTTTCGCCGGCAATCCGCTGGCGATGGCCGCCGTTCGCGCCACCCTGCAGGCAATGGATGACGAAGCGATCGTGGCGCAAGTGAGCAGCCTGGGCGAGCAACTGGCCGAGGGGTTGCGCCATGCAATCGTCCGGCGCCAGCTCGAATCGCGGGTGACGTTGCGCGCTGCCGGGCTGCTGTTGGGGATTGCCTGCCACGACGCGGCCGACGCAGGCCGTCTTGCAATGGCGATGCTTGAGCGACACGTGATTGTCTGCCACTCGATGAACGATCACCGAGTGGTTCGGCTGACGCCACCGGCGACGCTGACGGCAAGGCAGGTCGCTGACTTGATCCGGGTCTTCGATGAGGCGTTGTTAGCTATTTTCGGCGAACCGTTACCTGATACGCATGGAGAGCCGTCATGAGAAAAGTCCTGATCCACACCCACCTACCCGACTGCGAAGCGGACGCGGTGTTCACTGCGTTGCACGATTTCAGCGCTTATCCTGAATATTGCCAATCAGTACGGGCCGTCCAGGTACAACCCCTGGACGATCACCAGGCGCTGTCTGCCTGGGAGGTCAACTTCCAGAACGGCATTCTCAAGTGGCAGGAGCGCGACCGTTTCGATCCCGAACAGCGGCGGATCCAATTCGAGCAGTTCGAGGGCGACATCGAGCATTTTTCAGGTTGCTGGCAGGTTTGTCCGAAGAACCACGGCAGCCTGCTGATATTTGAAGCCCAATTCGACCTGGGAATCCCAATGCTGGCGGACATGCTCGATCCAATCGCACAGCAAGCTATCGAGGAAAATATTCGCTCGATCATCCACGGCCTGTTCTTCGTTCGGCGCACCGAAGCGGGCAGGGCACCATGAATTTCGCGTTTCTGGAGACACCGCGCGCACTGCTTGAGCGACATGCCCCCGGGTTCGACGCTGAACTTGCTGATATTCCGTTCACTAGCCGCGAATCGCGCGCGAGTCCGGCGATCCCGGCATTCAAGGCCCGTGGTCCAGTGGCCTTGCTGATTCCGGCCAGTGCAGGTGGCCTCGGTGCGTCGGCACTCGACGCCGTCCACGTGCAATGCGCACTCGGCGCGCGGGCGCCCTCGCTGGCAGTGGCGAGCACCATGCATCAGTTCTCGGTGGCGAGCCTGGTGCTGGCAGCCGCTGGCGATGCGACCCAAGGCCTGTTGTTGCGGGCAATCGCCGAACAGCGATTATTGCTCGCTTCCGGATTCGCCGAAGGCGTGCCAGGCCGGGGCATCCTCGATTCGGGCATGCAGGCCGAGTCCGCGGACGGCGGCGTTTACCTGACCGGGTGCAAGAAACCCTGCAGTCTGGCGACGTCGATGGACCTTCTCACCGCTAGCTACCTGCGCGAAACGCAGACGGGTGATGAGTTGATGATCGCGCTGATCCCCGCCAACACTCCAGGCATCAGTCTCCATGCCTACTGGAGCAATCCAGCGCTGGCCGGCGCGCAAAGCGACGAACTACGGCTGGATCGGGTTTTTGTTCCTAATCGGCTGAGCGTCTGCGCCGGTCCACGCGAAATTCTTGAACCCCTACAGTTGGCCGGCTTCGTGTGGTTCGAGCTGTTGATCAGTGCCGCCTACCTGGGCATCTGTGCAGGCTTGGTGGAGCAAGTGGTCGATGGCGCACGCTGGAGCGAAGCCGATCGGGTCGATCTGGGGTGCGAGCTGCAACTCGGGCTTGCGGCGTTGCAGGGTCTCGCGCGCGAGCTGGATGCCGATGGTGCACTGGCCGGGGACTTGCTGGCACGCCTGCTGTTGGTTCGCTATGGCCTGGAACGTTCATTGGCACGGGTTTCGGACCGGGCTCACGAGGCGCTTGGTGGGATGCGTTTCATCGCCTCGGGCGACGCCTCGATCAGGCTGCTATCAGCCCGTGGCCTGTGTTTTCACCCACCGGCCCGGATCGCCATGCGTACCGCCTTGGACGCGTACCTGCGCGGCGGGGCCTTCAACCTCACCTGAAGTGACCGCCCTCGGCCAACGCAGGGGGGCCAACGTAGAAATGTCGCATGCCGCGCGGTCACGCGAAACGCGAGAAAGGCAATTTTTGTCAGGAGGACAGGATATGCACCATGCCAATGATGGCTCCTACCACATCTTCGGCGTCTGCCATGAACCCGACAGCCGCTTGTTCGTCGACTACGCGGTCGACGACCCCGGCGCATGCGAACCCCGACTCCTGGATTTCATCCGTTGCTCCAGCGATCCCGCGCTGGCCCGCTGGCCTGCCCGGACACAACTGGCCAGCGGCGATGTCTTCGAAATCGAATGTGTGCAGGACGTGAGTGCCGCGCAGGAAGCAGTGGAGTTCTGGCGTGCGTACTTTCGCATGCTCGGCATGACCGTCTTCGAGGCCCGCCATCTGGTGGACCGGACCGGCGAATGATCCATCCGGGGAAGTGCCATGCGTTCGCGCGTCGAGCATTCCAGTTCCTGAGCACACCTCAAGACCTGGCCTGTACCGGGGCCAATGCCCTCACGTCCCTGCATGAACCCCCATGCCGCCAAGACGCTGGCCACTAGCTGCTGCGGATACCGCTGGAGGTATGTCGTGACCGATCTACTCAATCGCCTCGCCGATGGTTGGCTAGCGCTGCCGGTGCTCGAGGTCCTTGACCAACATGGCGTGCTGCGCGCCCTGGAAAGCGCGCCCGACGGCATCAGCGCCCGCAGCTTGGCCCGGGCCTGCGCCGCCAACGAGGGCCAGTTGCGGGTGGCCTTGCGTCTGTTGCTGGAGCTGGGATGCGTGGTGCAGCTGGCCAACGATCACTACGGGCTGACGCCAGGGATGAGCATTCGCATCCCGGCCTGCGCCGGCGCGCTGATTCGCCTGTCGCTGCCGCAGTTGCTGGGCGAGCCTGCCGGCCACGAACTGCGCTCCTGGCTCGAGCGTTCCGCTGGTGGCTGGGAAAATGCTCCCGAGCCGATGGCGACCTGCCTGGACGGGGCACTGCTGGCACCGTTAGTGATGGCGCTGGAACAGGCCGGCGGCGCGCAGGTCTTGCAAGAGCAGGGGGCTAGCACCGGAGGGCCGGCCACAGGGCTGTCCAGTGCGGTGCTGGAGGCGCTGCGCCGATACTTCGAGCAACGTACCTGGGGATATTGGCAAGGCAACGGTTTTTGCCTGAACGATGCCGGCCGTGCACTGCTGGAAGGCACTGCGCAGTTGCGCGCGAGCCTGGCCTGGCAACCGCTGCCGGGCCAATTGCAGGTACTGCTGTTCGGCGATGCCAGCTCGATCCAGGAACCCAAGGAGGAAGATGCAGGTTCTTGGCCGACCGAGTATCTCGCTGCGTTCGAGGCTGCCGTCGTCGCTCGATTCGACCAACAGCCGCTGGAGCAACAACCAGGTTATCTCGTCGAGGTGGGCTGCTCCGAAGGGGCGTTGCTGCGTCGCCTGTACCTGGCCATCGCCAATCACAGTCGGCGTGGCCAGCACCTCGAGCGCTACCCGCTGCGGCTGATCGGCGTCACGGCCAGCAGCAAGCAGCACGCCCGGGGGCAGCAAACCCTGGAAGGCCTGCCGCACCTGTTATTGACCGGTGACGTCGGCGATCCCCAGGGGCTGCTTGCCAGCCTGGGCGCCAACGGTATCCGCGACCTGGAGAACATCCTCTATATCCATGCCTTCCAGGAACATCGGCGGGCCTGGCAGCCGCCAGTCTCGACCCGGGGCATCGACGACCAGCGCCATGCGCGCCCAAGCAGTGTTCATGTGGATCGGCATGGAGCCTGCATCGAACCGGCGGCAGCCTTGCAGGGCCTGGTCGAACATCTGGCCCGCTGGCAGGAAATCACCACACACCACGGCCTGATACTGCTGGCCGCCCATTGCCTGCACCCTGGTAGCGCGCAACAGCATGCCCGGCGCAGCGGGGCGCTGCATCTGGACGCCAGCCACGGTTTTGCCGGGCACCAGCTGTTCGAGGCCCCGGTGTTCCTGCTGGCCGCGGCGCAAGCCGGATTGTTTCCGGATCGGGCCGTGGCCCAGGGCTTGCCCCGTGGCGAGTTGTTCACCCAGGCCAGCCTGAATCGTCTGTTGCCACGGCATTACCGTATCCACCACCCATTACCCAGGGACTTGCCACGGCTGCGAGAACTGGAGCTGGCCTGCTGGCCCAGCGGGCTGGGGGCTACCGAAGCGGTGTTGCAGCGCCGGTTGGAGCTCTACCCCCAAGGCCAACTGGTGCTCGAGTACCAGGGGCAGCTAGTGGCGGCGATCTATTCCCAGCGCTTGGCGGCGGTCGAGCAGCTACGCCACAGCGATTGCTTTCAGGTCGAGGCTTTGCATGATCCGGCCGGCCCCGTCGCACAGCTGCTGGGTATTTGCGTGCACCCGGAACACCAGGGCGAGGGGCTGGCCGATGAGCTGATCGATTTCACGCTGGTATACCTGGCCAGCCTCGACGCAGTGCGCAACGTGGTCGGGGTGACGCGCTGTCATCACTATGACGCCCGCCGAGCTGACGCCTTGTCGCTCAAGGACTACATCCGCCGCAGGGACGAGGTTTCCGGGCGCTTGCTCGAACCCATGTTGTGGTTTCACGAAAGTCATGGCGCGCAGGTGCGCGAGGTACTGGAGGGCTATCGGCCCGGCGATGCGGTCAACCGCGACGCCGGGGTCCTGGTGGAATACCCCGATGTGCGGAACATGCCCCCGCCACTCAAGACAACGGCAGCGCCATCACTGGCCGTCCCGTCCGGACAGTGGCCGCAGGTGGTAGGCCAATTGCTGCTGGGGGTGTTGGGCGAAGCCCGGGCCGAGGCCTACGGCGAGCACGTGCCATTGATGGAAATGGGCCTGACTTCGTTGCAGATGCTCGATTTGCGCCATCGCCTGGCGGAGCGCCTGGCCAGCCCGCTGCCGGCCACGTTCTTTTTCCAGCACGGGACCCCGGCGGCGATCATCGCCTATCTGCAAAACCACAGTGCCCCGGCCCACGAGCGAACCAGGCACGCGCCTGCGCCGGTAGCCGAGCCGGCGCCTTGTGCTCCCGACCCCGGGGGCATCGCCATCGTCGGTGTGGGCTGTCGCTTTCCTGGCGGCGCCTCTTCACCGGAGCGTTTCTGGAGCCTGTTGCAACAGGGCATCGATGCGGTTGGTCAGCGGGATGGCCCGGACGACGAGCTGGAGCGCGGTGGTTTCATCGAGGGCGCGCAGGAGTTCGACCCACGTTTCTTTCGTATTTCCCCCAGGGAAGCGCAGCTGCTCGATCCCCGGCAGCGGCTGTTGCTGGAAACCGCCTGGGAGGCACTGGAGCAGGCGGCGATCGCGCCAAGCAGTTTGCGTGGTTCCAGTACCGGGGTGTTCGTCGGCCTGATGGGGCATGGCTATGACTTGCTCTTGCGGCAAACGGGGCAGGGGCACGAGTCCAGGCCGGCCTTCACCACCGGCAATGCGGCTTCGGTCGCGGCCGGGCGTCTGGCGTATTTCTTCGACTGGCATGGGCCGGCGCTGTCGGTGGACACCGCTTGCAGTTCATCACTGGTGGCGGTCCACCTGGCCTGTGAAAGCCTGCTGGGCGGCAAGTGCGAGGTGGCCCTGGCCGGTGGCGTGAACCTGCTGCTGGATCAGGCGGAGTCCGAGGCCTTCCGCGCTGCCGGCATGCTCTCGCCGCGGGGCAGTTGCAGCACCTTCGATGAGGCCGCCGATGGCTATGTCCGGGGCGAAGGCTGCGGGCTCCTGGTGCTCAAGCGTCATGCCGACGCCCTGGCTGCCGGCGACCCGATATGGGCGGTCATCCGAGGCAGTGCGATCAATCACGATGGCGCCAGTGCCGGGCTGACCGTGCCGAACCAGTCGGCCCAGCGTGGGGTCATCGAAGCCGCGCTGGCCCAGGCCGGCCTGGCCCCGCACCAGGTGCAGTACCTGGAAGCCCACGGCACCGGCACTCGCTTGGGCGACCCGATCGAGGTGCAGGCCGCCGCCCAGGCATTGGGAGCTGGCCGGCAAGCGCAGCGTCCGCTGCTGCTCGGCTCGGTCAAGGCCCAGCTCGGGCACCTGGAGGCCGCCGCCGGCGTGGCGGGGCTGATCAAGGTCATTCTTGCCATGGGCAAGGGGCAGATCCCCGGGCAACTGCACTTTCGCTCACCCAACCCGCAGGTGGACTGGGCCAACCTGCCGGTGCAGGTGGTCGATCGGCCTCGCCCGTGGTTCGCCGGCCGGCGGATTGCCGGCGTCAGCAGCTTCGGTTTCAGCGGCACCAACGCCCATGTGCTGCTGGAAGCCTGTGAACCACCGCCACCTGCTGTAGCGAATATTGCTGAGCCAGTGCTGATCCTGCTTTCGGCGCGGACCCGGGACCGCCTGCTGGCCAGCGCCGAACGCTTGCGCGCGGTGGTG
It contains:
- a CDS encoding site-specific integrase codes for the protein MDHVLRDASIKIYRSAMKALTKNFGKEVDITTLDRRKILAWRNNVVEGGLSRRSWNTYSNHLRTIWSYALEYEIIPSSLTNPFKKSTLIAPKRPSKIISGDGIRQARHWLQSLVDQEKISGQRSPITPAWFWLATFEMFYYTGIRLNALLCIRVQDVDWDNRLVYVNADTEKTHREFCVPIMKGLESHIQKLLNAASSQGFSGQDQLFNVNRFSIHYRSKTMNIDQVEGMYKKLTSAFGIRMTPHRFRHTLATDLMRQPERNIHLTKTLLNHSNIATTMSYIEADYEHMRAVLDERSWHQGAIRLERREDVIAPQALEPKPVPLPEHLPAPEEMPEGLGQGIAATVKDSPTQQPATASELLAALPRQRRPEKYPLEQISKPSTGLSHELSWDGPGTLWADLGIPPCQSMEDSFEPAALMDLLPDRSAIGSFRWN
- a CDS encoding SDR family oxidoreductase, with amino-acid sequence MAHARKVVLITGVAGVLGEALTDCLKDHYHLVCLTHRRVPRWERLETLVGDIGQPRLGLGRDEFEHLAKRIDWIIHSAAITRLDGKAEQIHRVNYIGTRHILELAERAQVPLYYISTAFASPCDYFEGVAGATVYETEKIRAQQLVRESGLPASIFLPSILIGDASTGRISEPQGMHRLLALLMSGLMPLVPCPQSAYVDVIARDVAARAIARAMEQERVGGEYFLTSGAASPTMRMLLDTADDVSAQNSLVFDRPRCVAPDCFERLIKPVFLPTLPVRLRTRLLRAFRMTRYASLRTPLPQSLESLLSPEDLEERAPIAELRNTLMSISLEMARGRSLEVQA
- a CDS encoding aspartate aminotransferase family protein, which translates into the protein MSVTQTTPVEHRERILALYRRHVNAGQARLASLMNLPIERSAQGAKVWDHGGQDYLDAGGYGVFLLGHGHPTVIKAVTEQLQRLALSTRLLVNGEQACAAAELAAHCPGNLQYVFFCNSGAEATEAALKLAQLNGCQTFVSMSGGYHGKTLGALAMTGRELYTQPFAARLGTTHFIPFDDAEALEATLAQATGRALVILEPIQAEGGVLIPNTGYLRQVREACDRHAALLIFDEIQCGMGRTGTWWACDREGVVPDMLLIGKGLSGGCVPVGAMVTTEAIYQPFNQHPFIHSSTFAGNPLAMAAVRATLQAMDDEAIVAQVSSLGEQLAEGLRHAIVRRQLESRVTLRAAGLLLGIACHDAADAGRLAMAMLERHVIVCHSMNDHRVVRLTPPATLTARQVADLIRVFDEALLAIFGEPLPDTHGEPS
- a CDS encoding SRPBCC family protein, giving the protein MRKVLIHTHLPDCEADAVFTALHDFSAYPEYCQSVRAVQVQPLDDHQALSAWEVNFQNGILKWQERDRFDPEQRRIQFEQFEGDIEHFSGCWQVCPKNHGSLLIFEAQFDLGIPMLADMLDPIAQQAIEENIRSIIHGLFFVRRTEAGRAP
- a CDS encoding acyl-CoA dehydrogenase family protein — encoded protein: MNFAFLETPRALLERHAPGFDAELADIPFTSRESRASPAIPAFKARGPVALLIPASAGGLGASALDAVHVQCALGARAPSLAVASTMHQFSVASLVLAAAGDATQGLLLRAIAEQRLLLASGFAEGVPGRGILDSGMQAESADGGVYLTGCKKPCSLATSMDLLTASYLRETQTGDELMIALIPANTPGISLHAYWSNPALAGAQSDELRLDRVFVPNRLSVCAGPREILEPLQLAGFVWFELLISAAYLGICAGLVEQVVDGARWSEADRVDLGCELQLGLAALQGLARELDADGALAGDLLARLLLVRYGLERSLARVSDRAHEALGGMRFIASGDASIRLLSARGLCFHPPARIAMRTALDAYLRGGAFNLT
- the mobH gene encoding MobH family relaxase, with the protein product MERPMQILSWLSRKPARPPSEATPQGFHLPANAAALLNTPRRQELLENIWRRASLSHQQFNTLYRQPLERYAELVQLMPASENHHHAHLGGLLDHGLEIVAYALKIRQTYLLPIGAPPESQSAQAEAWTTAAAYGALLHDLGKVAVDIRVELQGGEIWHPWHGPIAKPYRFKYVKGREYQLHGAATALIYSQILAPEILDWLCGFPELWTQLIYLVAGQFENAGILGEIVIKADSASVAQELGGNPDRAMAAPKQSLQRQLVECLRYLVREKFKLNHPDGPADGWLAQDALWLVSKPTADHLRAAMLSQGSENIPSSNAPFFNMLQDQAIIQTNAKDKAVWKVTVDTGRGWKHSFTVLKVTPSLIWADPADRPEAYAGTVTVEVDQDGSEARQETTCAVPDEPITAEPTLHVAAADPVVTPAKRQKPVQTLQSIDSESSDIDELLKLYSNITVPAEVLSSSTGPGAASPLQSGMTQPEYTSEASSEPQALEDVTTMPSSISLGQGFVAWLKAGITSRKIIINDAKALVHTVDGTAMLVTPGIFKRYIQEHPALEQIATKNGTVAWQQVQRAFEKEKLHEKTKKSLNIWTFNVSGPRKTKQLKGYLLRAPSTIFTEVALDNPSISRVEEGVSQ